Part of the Ammospiza caudacuta isolate bAmmCau1 chromosome 3, bAmmCau1.pri, whole genome shotgun sequence genome, TAGACATACAGTAAAAGCAGGGAAGAGGAATCTATAAGAGTAACTGTGATCCTTCCATtactcctttttccttccttctcccaaGACAACCTGCTTTCCAAGCTGTTCTctattcacaaaaaaaaaccccatctcCCTCCATTTAGAAGCTGACATTTGAAACAGGGTATTTCCACTTCCTATTACTCTGGAAAACATCTTGATGAAAAATTGTGATCTCATTAAAAAAGAAGGTAGTCAGTCAtgtaaaaaaaatggaattaccCCCATGATAGCTAATCAACCCACAACACAAAAACTTACATATAATACCCTAAACCTCACCCAAATCCAAGCTACCCCCATTACATGCAAACACTTAATCTCTAGCCATTCGAACATTGCCATTCATTTTTTACCAAGTTACAAGATGAGCAAGCCTAGTCAGTACTTTTTACTTGGAGAGACAAAGAAAAGCTGAGAGGGAGTGGGGACTCTCTTTCCTACCATTCATAGTCCGTACAATGTAGAGTCCTGTGGGCACAAAATGCCGATCATCTCGGCCGGTGTAGGACAGCCGGGGCATTCCTCCTGAACTCTTGATGACTTTCATCTCTAACCTAAACGTTGAGAGAAGGCAGTGATAGAGAGTGTTCCTTCCTTTACTGTGCTTCTACACACCTGGTACCACCTGCATCCCCTTCCCCAGAGTGTCACAGTGAGAACTGACAGCACTGCACAGGATAGGATCAAAATCATCACACCCTGAAAAACTGGAGTTTTTGCCTTTCCATCCAGGACAAGAGAAACCAGTCAGACCTGTCTATATCAGGCTGCCAATTGAGTGCTGTGGGGAAAAATCTGTGATAAGCTACCATAATTAATCCAAATAGGGTTCCTGTTTCAAGTGTGAATTCTTGACCTTTCAGGCCACTGAGAAGTCATTGATACTTCTGCACCCAAACTCAGGCACTGTTGCTACTCCAACTGTTATGAAGTGCATTGGCCACATCTATGGCATTAGAATGATGCTCTGAGTGAGCAGCATCTCAGGAACAGCAGCCACCACGAGCTCTAACAGAGCTCTAACAGCTCTTTCTGCATGACCCCACTAGCACAGATCAGAACATTCCCTCCCATTGCTCTGCACAATGACTGATAACCTCAGTGGGCCCTGACATTTTATTTGCACCAAATGCTTACCTCACAAAAATCTTGTCCATTTCTTCCAATCTGTATACTTCCTTCACTCTGGGAAGACAAGacaaaaacattatttcaaaaAAGTTTaaactgtgcttttttttttctgcccagCTACAGGTAGCAGACAAATTGTTGGTTTTATATAGCATGAGGTAGTCAGGCTCAACTGAGCTTTACCCTTCTTCATCTCCTCTATCTTTATGCTTCAGTGCCTAGTTTTTCCTGGCTTGAGAAAACCTGACACCTGCATGCCCATGGCTGGATTGCTGTAAGCAGCAGATAAATGTCCTTGCTGCTAAGGCAACTGTACATTTTTACCTCAGGTTGACtatacagaaaatgaaaacagtgaaaGTCAggtgcttttgttttcccattaGATAAATTGACCAAGCTCAGTCCCAGGCATGTTCTGGCTTCAACATGTTGGCCTCACAGTAAAATTAACAATCTGATCTTCACCATTACTATCCTCAGAGGTACAACAAACTTGTTAGTTACCCTGAGGtaaaaagagctttttttttttaatcagtaaaGATTGTTTTGAGTCCTCATTCTGTCATTACATCAAACTGGTTTTGTTGTTCTGAGATACAGAAAAACAATGAGTAAGTTAAAAAAGCACTGCCTCTGATTGGACACCCCAACCACTCATTTCTCACATACTGCTACAAGTATCAGGCTTCAAAAGAGTACAGCAGGAGCACTTTAACACCTTTCCACAAAAGCAGCAAATGACCCCTCTACAATCCatttctccagctctcctcctCACTTCACCTTCAGCCTTCCCCAGCATTTTGGGTTCCTCCAATTATTAGAATGTCCATTTGTCATTAGGCAGAGATTCCACTCGTTACCTTTCATTAAGCCATTAAGGAGAAGAtcctctttcccttcctccagattttttcctgatattgCTACACTTCAGCTTGTGAATGAGAAGCTGTTTTGTCCATAATACGTAACTGATGCCTTCACAGTGGTGCTCTTATGCTACACTGCAGTAGAATTAATGAAATAGAAGGCCAGGAGACAACCAAAGCTGAAACCCTTTGTCAGGAACTTTCCTGGGGGTTGTAACAAAAGCCTTGCCCTCAGAGATGCTGGTCAGTCCTGCATTTACTAACAGTCAGCATCACTGTACTGCTGCTGACCCTTcagggcagacaaggagagaaTTCTTTGCAATGATTAAGCTCACTGGGTACTAGACCTACCATCACACACATTTGGAATCAACACCAGCCAATCCACCTATGATGAAAGGTGACATGTGAAAGAAGGGCACAACTTCTCCATTAACAATATTTACCTTAAATGTACTAAAAGCTTTTAGCCTCTTTCCAAAGAACATACCAGAACTATAAATTTCAGCCTGAAACTTAACACCCCTTCCTGTCCTCCACACAGTGACACCAAGGCAGGCGAGGCTGAGGGAAGGAGGTGTCACTCACCGGATGGGGTTCATGTCCGGCCGGCTGGGTTTGGAAACAGCTTTGACAAACTTCTCTGCCAGCCGAATCCTGAATGAACATGGAAACAGAACCCAGCAAGTTAACGGGGCCTttggcacagcagggagggaacaGCTTCAACAGAGTGATTTGACAACTCAGGACATGCATACTGCTAGGCAAATGGGTCTGGCAAGATTTCTTTTCATTCCACCCTCCCAATTCAGTGCCCAGTGATACTGCCTATTATCCATTACAAATGAGTCTTCATAGCTTACTCTCTTAGTCCTCATGCTGTTGAACACTGATATATTTATCAGGCTAGCAGGATTAGCAGAGACATTATGTCCCTGAGGAAGGAAACAGAGTGGTTTGCTCCTTCTCTCTCAGGTCATTCATATTCCCAGAATGGTCAGTTTACCCTAGCCGTGCCTGGCTTACCTTAAGCTAAGAAAGAACTAGAGCTGCCCTCATACACAGAGAAGATACAGTTGGAAAAGCCTATATGTACTTCAGTTCAGAGCAGCTTCATTCCCAGTTCATCTTTATAGCAGTGTTTCAGCTGAATGCACTTGTCTCCCCATGCTCAGCATACTGCTTTTTGTCTGAACACTGTTTCCCAGTCACTCCTACACATGTACAGAAAAAAGCTTCTCCAGAACCTACATACCTCTGGTTGAAATGCTGCGTTCGAACATCATTGCCATTCAGCACCAAGACATCAAGGATGTGGATTGCACTGATTTTTCTCTGGGCTTTCCCCTAAGGACAGCAATACAGAGATTGATTATTCACACTGTTGATATTTCAGCTTTGATTTATAGCCTGTTTTTTGACAGGACATCTCTTCTAGCAAGAAGGCACCTTTCCAGGTATTAGAAGCACACAAATTCCCTGCTGCCTGTTATACAGGAACATGGCATCCTCCAAGAACTGGTGCATCTCAAATACCCAGTTCTGTCTtaggggagggagagagggcaGGACCACAGCTGCCATCACCAGCTATCTGTGCCTTATCAGGTATCACAAAGCCCAGTACTCTACAGTATCCTTGCCTGAGGTGCAAGAGGACAGGGAAACTTCCCAGGCACCTGGGATTTTTCACTTTACACTGTAAATATACCCCGAGGATCTCCTCCCCGTAGCCTGCAGTCACTACTGAGCGGTTATGTACCCACAGAGCCACAGACACATGAAGTCATGGTGGCAGTGTCATGAGCAGCTCCACTTAGAACAGCAACACATCAGGTAGGTCCAGAGTGTTTTCAAAACAATGTTGAAGGCTCATATTTCTAGGACTGGACAGAAAGAACTTAATTCAAAATAGTTACTCTAAAGATCTTATACAAAAAAAGCCCACCTTGTACCCGGCACAGATGGAACATTTATTCTGCAGTATCATACAGAGATTAAGTGAAACTGCTCTTTGTAGCAAAATGGTAAGAGAAAGTAGGTTCCTACCTCTCCTTTTAGCTCATGAACAATCTCCACAGAGAGAAGAGTATCTCGTGGCAGCTCAGTTTTCAAATCCAGCTTTGTCCAGCGGTCTGACTGGCGACCACCCCAGGTGTAGATCTGTGATTTCTGTACATAAAGACTGAGTGAGATTCAGCCAAGGCTTCCTGAGGGCAGGGGTGGAGAAGAGACCTCTAACTGCAGAGCAACCCTCAGAGAATCTTTTTGTCCTAGGCTGTCACAGGCAGTTTCTTTGTCATAAGTTTTAAGGAAGAATCTCAACCTCTACAGCAAAGGAACAAAAACACCAATTCTAATCTACCAGTGACTTTTCACACCCACACAAAGACCTTTAAAAGGACAGTGAAGATAATTAGAGACACTAGCAGGAGTGCAGGTCTCTGTGTAGGCTGAGATTACAGAAAAAGGGTTAATTAGTGTGAAAGGCAGTGACATCAGGAGAAAGAAACATAAATAACTAGCAGTCTCAGGTACTGCTGATGAGATTCTTTTAGGCCTTTAAGGGCAGAAAAAGATGAGATGAAACTGCAAGGCAGAATAGTAGCATTGAAATTAATCAGCAAGACTCCCAGACTGTTCTTAGCACTTACCCCTAACCCCAAGAGGAACTTCTGCTCACTTCCAGACACCATACACCGGTAATCTAACACTTGGCGAATTTTTTCCAGTGTGCTGGAATTCAGAGGAGTGGGTTTGTAACTGAAGGTATCAATGTCTGTGCCCTAAAGAGCAAAATATGGAAAAGGCAAGATAGACACATCAACACGCAGGTAAACAATTCTACATGAAGCAATAATCCAGGACTAGCTTCTTCATCTCTTAATTCcaatatgaaaaaaaagttgtatttGTATGAAAGGATTCTAGGCAAGCTCTCACCTGAATCAGCTCAAAGAACTTGGACTTGGGATCTGAAGATGAAGGAGTAACACGAGCCTGATCAGGAAtctgaaaacaaattcaaaCAATTGATACTGGGTGCTAATTCTCTGGCACATTGAAAGGAACATTTCTGGTTTCAATATATGACAGGACATTCTGCCCCTGAAACTCCTGCTCTTGGGATTCAAGATGAAGAAGATATGTCATGTGGCAAATAAAATGTCACACATGTTTTGCAAATTTAATGTAGGCATGCCACATCTCACAGAAACcaaccagcagctccagaaagATTTCGTCTAAACCTTTGATGTCATGCATGTTTTGATGAAATATCCTTTCATCAAAGACACACCATCAGCCTGTGAAACTAACTGCCATATCTATGGCCTCACTGCAGTCAAAAGCTTAGGAAACAGAAACTGCAGACTCATAAAATGAGACCTTTTAGAAAGCTCTGCTGCTTGGGATCTAGGTGCTAAGTTCACCCTGTGTACAATGAAATATTCTCAACTGTAAAGAAGCCTGCTCAGTTAAGCCATACACAATAAATCAGGGACATCCTGTTTGATTACACAACAGCTTGAAACGCTTTCTGACTTTCCCACAAGACAAGATATTGAACCTCTGTCTAGAAAGTCCTATCTTTACTGCAGCTCCACTCTTGTTTCACTGTAGCAAGGACACCTTCACAATTTGCCTGCTTGACCCCTTACTTACCCCCCATAGCTGGAGACACTCCTTTCGGATTTCAGCCTGCCGTGGCTCAACCAGCGTTCTAAAGAAAGACAGCAAACTGTTAAAGATGGTGAAACCTCCTTGATCTTGCAGCATTTTATATCCCAGCCTTATAAAATCTGGAACTTTCAGCATCTGGCTTGAGAACAACAAACATGAACTGCTCCACAAAGGGTTGTATGAAAgaggctgctgccttccctccccaccctcGAGTTCCTGTGTTTAGCTTTGTTTCATGGTTTGCACTACTGACTATCAGCCATCCCTTCATTCCATGAAAGTACCACTGGGTATAAATATTTTCACTAAGTTATGTATTTGTACAAACTTATGCTAATCTCCAAGAGCTGGGTACACAGACCTACTTAAGAATAACAGTGCAAACCTGCTGAAGGCCATACAAATTACAGTTTCAAGGTAGAATCAGCTCTAAGACAATTTCTAACTACCATATTCTCTCAACTTTCTACCCCATATTATGTCTGGATAACACCTGAGCAGAAAAGCCATAGCAGGGAAACATTGCAATGGCTTTATTTTTATGCAAGCAATTAACATCAAACTTTAGGTAATTCTAGGTCTGTAACATAGATGTTTTGAATTGCCCCTGGAAAGATGAACAGCTATGACCCACAATCAACTTGGATGGTTACTGTTGAATTGAAAATACCAGCTGCAAGTTACTCTTCTGCTTACATTCCTGGTAAGAAGCAAGCTCACTTATGGTAACTGGAAATCATCCAATGCATGGAAGCCTTCTCGACAAGGGTGATAATAGACCGTCAGTTTTCAGGACTCCTCCAGCCACCCACACATCTCTGCAAATAACTCAGGTGGAGACACAAACTGAGCTACCTAAAAGCACTTTTCACTTTCCTGGCTCCAAAGGCCAAGACAAGTACCAACTCAAATCAATAACTTATTAAATAAGGGCAAAACAATTCATTAATAGTAGGTTAATTCAATCTTCACCAAAAGGCAGAGGAATATACTCACGTGTCTTGAACAAAGGCACGGATTTTGGCTAGTGCCTTTATCTGAACTTTGCAGTGgctaaaagagaagaaaagttttaGTCAGGGAGGAAATTAATCACCACCAACATTGTTCTACTGTTCAAAACAAGAAAGAGTGCTGGGACAACAGGGGGAAGCCAGTCTGATTCACAGAGCAATGAGGGATCTTAGCCAATATGATTCAAACTGACAGGAAGATCACTGGAACAAATTAggcagtattttcttttctacacAGTTCTCTGAGGCCAAACAGTCACTAACAGCAATACAGAATTTCTGTCTGCACAGGgacccctgctctgctcagcctctcagggaacaaaagcagagcagtgtGGCAGCATCAACAAGTACTTCCATGAGTGTAAGAAGTTACACAGGAAAGCCACGCTAAATTAATCTGCCTACAGCCAGCAGCCTTCATCACCCACAGTAACTCACTTTTCATTGGATTGGACAATGTAATTGTAGAAGTCCTGGTTGTCTTTGATCACGTTCAGCGGGACGATAAGATTCACATCCACGTCGGAATTGCGCAGCTGGTTGAGTCTGATGTTTACTGTGAACAGGTAATCCCGCACATCCTCAATGCCTGACTTCAGGCCTTTGCACACCACGTACctgcacagcaaggcagagACATCAGTTCCTTCACACAGCCAACTTTTCTGCCACACTCCCATTTAAAGGGGAGCTTCCCAAACTCCAGGAACTCTTTCCTCCTGAATATCCTTAGGAAGATGCAAACTGACCTATCACTGAGTCATCGTACATTTTCTAAGCTCTGGAAAGACAAGGAAATGCAACCCTATGAAAACCCCCCACATATCTCCCCCAAGTAATAAATCAATTCTGCTAAAATTGACAGATACAATGAAAACACAGAtaatatcacagaatcatagaatggtttgggttggaagggatcttaaagatcatccagtaCCTTCAAGTACTGGAAGGCCCCAGTTAGGCCACCCctaagccttctcttttccaggatgaacaatcccaattctcagtctttcctcatAGGAAATGTGCTCCATCGTTGAAATCATGTTGGTTttcctcctctggacttgctccaacaggtccataTCCTTCcttgtgctggggaccccagagctggatgcagcactgcaggatgggtctcaccagagcagagtaGCAGGGCACAGTCCCTTTCCTAatcctgctggccatgctgctttggAAGCAACCCAGGATACAactggctttctgggctgtgagcacacagTGCCAGCTCATGTCCAACCTCTCATATATCCTCTGGCTTCATGAAACCATAGTTGTTTCATGCAAAACAAGATCTGTTACATACCCAGTTCCATAGCTTCCTTCCCATAACAGTAATTTGGCAAATATCATCTCTACCTTGTCTATAATTTACCAAACAGCTAAAATGTTTCCTCCTCCAAGACACCTGCTAATTGAGGCAGGTCACAAAGCCTCCACTAAGCTTACCCAAATCTATCTATCACTGTATTTAGAGGATTGCTCTCTTTAGTAGGCCCTCATGCTCAAGCATCTCACCTCTCTGAGTTAGCAGGGCGGCTTGTCACAGGTTTAAAGATGCAAATTCTCTCAAAGCAGCAATACAGCAGATAAACAAGACCCACACTGAATGGAGTAAACAGGTCAAAGGTTTTGCAGACAAAATGTCCTCCTgtaaaaaaaagaggaagtaCATTGATGCCAGGAGATAATAAGGAAATAAGGAGATACTGAGCACCTCAATCCTTCTGCAAAACTAGTAACAGAGTTTTTGTGCAATTAAACAGCATCCAGAACACAGTTATGAAGTGGGCCAGCAAGACTTCATGAAACATCTTCCCTATATGTctgcagcaaagagaaaaaaagcattcCCTTGGCAAGAATCTAATTGGTACGTAGGCTGTCTCACAAGCAAACCTCCTATCTGCCCCCCATCCTTCCCTTCCAGGCCCAGACTGTGCCCTACAGCCTGGCAGTATGCCATCCCAAAGCCTCCAGGGAAGAGGAGCCCTGATATATGCAACAAGGAACCTCAGACTAGAGGAAAAGACTAATAGATGTTACCTGAACAGAACAACTTGCCATCCAGAGAGAAAAGAGTCTGTGTTGCCCCTCTCCTTCAAACAAgattcccaatttccccaaacAAAAAGCAGGCAGAACTATCATCATTTTTACAGAACTATTGTCTACCCATGTAGGAAAGACTTAAAGAAAGCTGCCCCTTTTATCACATCTCATTTGAGACTACTCCTTAGTAGATCATTGCCTCAGGTTCCTCAAAACATAGGGCATAAGATACAAATTATCATTTTGTTACAAATTGTCTTCTATATCAGTGCCAAAGGCTAACTAAACTCAGTGGAAGACAGGACCCATTGGAAGGAGACAGTGTAAGgtccatcatttaccaacaaTGAGGTGCACTAACACAGGGTAAGGGATCATTAGTTCTTATCCCACAGATGACAGatttaaaggagaaaagctAGAGGAAAGAAAGAACTGGATAAACACCACTCAGCTCCAATCAGCTGGGATATTGAGGAGGTTGGTCCAGCTAGTGCCATAAATCTCAGGTAGACTGCCCAGTTATCACAACAGATTAGCTTATTTTTCTCGCCACATCTCTTAGCTTTGTGACAACCATCTCAGGACTTATGCATACACATTCAATTCTGTGCAACTCATGGCAGAGCAGACTTCAAGGCACTAATAAAAATTGTACAGCAACGTTCCCCAGTGCCATAGACACCTCAGAGAAGGAGGAAGGTTAATGGACAGAACATACCTGTCCGGACAATGGACAGTGCTGTGAGGAACTGGCAAAGCATGAGCTGCTTGCTCAGGATTTCTTGCAGATTCTCCTGGCCCTCCACTGAGAAACCCTGCAAAGTGCATGGCATATGATTAGTATCTCCACAAATCTGTTGGTCAAGCAAAGGATTCTGAGGTACTAAATAATAGAATCATGAtcatttctgtttgtttaaaGTAGAAGAATCAGCACTAGGAATTTTAATGGCAAGGCTTGTACAATTTCATAATTGTAGCTACACATGTCAAACACCCTATTGCATGCAGACAAAGGTGTCAGTTTTGTCAGGCTTTTTTTAgtgcaggaagaaaaagaaataaaccaaCCCCATCAGCCATTAAGAAATGCACTCCCTTGTGATCAGTATTGTCCAAAACAAAATTCTGGAAAGCAGTAATGTTCTCTGATCGAGTGATGTCTCCGTCTCCATCAATCCCACCCTctcctaaagaaaaaaaggagacaatCAATAATACATTTGCAAGTACAAATAAAAGATCAGTATGTGCAGATGATCTATTGTATTCAATCAACATTTAGTCAGAAATTGAATAGACCTTGATAGATGGAATAAACATTACAAAGTCCCTTGTTCACCACCAAAGATGctttttaattcagaaaaattaTTCAGATTGAGTGGCTGGGGGGCTGAAACAAGACCATACAATAACCATGCTCAAATGATGAGTTGTACGTTAGCCTCAGCACAAAACAAATGAAGACTATAtgacaaaataatattttcatccAAGCAGGAGTGGCACATAGCTGAACCTAATGAAAAGATAAGATCCAACTGCACTGCACAGTTCACCTGTTAAAAACATGTTATTACAGACAAGGCAAAATTATTTAGATTGTGCATTTGAACCCTTCTACTAAGAATTCTAATCATTCCAAAGAAACATAATAGCCTATTTTCAAGCACAGTGTAATTTGagctttaaaaagcaaaaaactgtGAACAAGTTTACAAAGGGAGTAGGGAAAAAGACGTAGGATTTGTGCATAAATACTCATACAGTTTTCCTCTGTGGCTCTTTTAAAAGAGCTACATTGTCCCCCAGCTGCTGTTTTAGAAAGCTGAGCTAAGGTGCATTCTAGAGCTTACCAGCTGTGCCTCAAGTAACCCTGAACTTCTATTTAGTATTAGACCCTGTAAATCTTCTACAACTACAGATTCTATTACCTCAGCTGGAGGACTAGAAAGCAGAAGAGATCAGGACGCATGAAATGGTTTTGATAACCAAACTCCTCACAACCATCCTGTCAGTAAGTGAAGTGACACTGGAATTTTTTACCATTCTTCACAACAGAAATAGCATGCCAGGCTACTTCCTTCTCATTAGTCTGTACACACCTCACTGGACTTTATAGCATAACAGAAAGGGATCAAGAAAGTTAATCAAAATCATTGGGCTATTAATTTCTCCAGGTATGTCCTCCTCTCCGTAACACCAGTTTGCTGTGAACTATGAAGATCGAAACACTGCAGCCAAGGTGTTTATCTGCCTTGCTGCCCTTGCCATGAACCTTCACTTTAACTAAGATCTAATCCTTAAGTGCTACTAACCATTCACTAAGAGCTCATAGTCAGGTGTAAGAGTGGCAGCCAACATGAGTAAgtggtggagagaaaaaaaaatccacaaaaggcacaacaacagaaaagcaaactCCCTGCTCTACACGACAGTCACCTTCCAGTTTCTTTAATAGTCTGAAATAAGAAGCACAAATACTAGCAATCCTTGGATTTCTCCTTCTAGTCCTAAAGGCAAGGCAGACAGAGGGCTCAAACACATCATCAATATTAACTAGTTACAATGCATGAGATGAGATGCAGCAATTGTCTGTGTACACCTGTTCAGTCTTTCTCAATGCTAGGTAAAACATGTTAAAATAACAAACCTCCTTGGGTTAAGCAGCTCATTTAGTCGCAGTGATTCAGATACAGCCTCTAGCCCAAATCTGTTTTATTTATCTTTACTAAGAGCCCACAATCAATTATGAGAGCACAGCTAGGAAGGTCTGATACAGAAACATGCTGACAGTTGGGTAAATGAGGTGTCTAACTGGCTCTGCTAATAGATCTTTGGGCACATCaggaggctggagcacctctcccaTAAGGATAGATGGAGAACACTGAGGCAGTTTAGCttagagaagagaagagaaggctctagGAAGTCCAAGCATCCTTCAGTATCTAAAGTGGGCTACAGTAAAGATGGGAAGGGACTTTTTATCAGGGCATATAGTGATAGAATAATGcataatggctttaaactgaaatagGGCACGTTTAAAATAGACATTAacaagaaattctttactcagagtGATGAGTCACTGGGACAcattgcccagaaaagctgtggatgcccagTCTCTGTTCAtggccagcttggatggggctttgagcaatctggtcccttggaaaggtgtccctgctcacagcaggggGGTTGGTGCTAGATGATTttaggtccctttcaacccacacaattctatgattctatgacaaATCATCTCATTCACTGTTTCAGGCTGAGATCAGTGATGTGCGATGAACATTGCCAAGCAAACTTTAAGCACTCTATAATGTTCAGATAAGCAAAGAACTCAAATATCAATTGCTGCAATGAAACATATTCCCAGGTCAGACTGGTAAGAAATGCAAATGattttgaaaaaatgaaaattatttctcagaaaaattTCTTGACATGCAAGCTCACCAGCCTCAAGCCTTTTCTCCAATGACAGCCCCCTTCTACCTTGCAAAATGGTTCCCTAGGCTTCTCCTAGATCCCCCTGCTGGTATCGATACCAGTCCTGCCACTAATACAGAGGCTGCAGCATGAGCAAAAACATCAGGTAACATTCATGGGTGCATTACATACCATAATAAGGCTCAAAGAGCTCACTGGAAGCAGAATAGAAATCCTCCAGTTTAAAATCATTTGGTCCTTTCAAGGTCATGCCAAATCCTTTCGCATGCCACTTGCGCCTCCACAAGACATATTCAGAGAAGCCTCCGGGACCAGCACACACATCAGCAAAGTAGAGCAGCTCTGCATCATACTCCTTTATCAAAGGCACCTGCAAAAGGAAACTGAGGAAATTCTTCTGACCTGTAACAGCTCCCATCAGTCAAACCACATACATCATAAACTACACTGCTCAGAGGAATCTTTCAAGGACCTGTTTTCCCAGCTAGTATCCTAAAGATTCTCCTTTCTTCCCACCTTCCACATTTTCTGAGAAAGCACTGCTGTTTGAAAGTTAGAGGAACTCACCCCTTGGCTGTCCTTAGGGTTTGTAAACATGTAGTCAAAAACATGGTCCATATTTGCCATCTTCATCG contains:
- the CMTR1 gene encoding cap-specific mRNA (nucleoside-2'-O-)-methyltransferase 1 translates to MKRRTEPEFSSPQNKQKRIEDLGLTLSSTSDDENQFSNHTTQESSSSTSGSDSEGDEKRPVFSNEFKQDSLVEGTSSRYSMYNSVSQKLMAKMGFREGEGLGKYGQGRKDIVEASNQKGRRGFGLTLKGFDGELNVDWQDEPEPSAYEKVDWCPECTTEIPDAQELKEWMTVGKRKLMIEDETEFCNEELLHNVLQCKSVFDELDGEEMRRARTRSNPYEMIRGAFFLNRAAMKMANMDHVFDYMFTNPKDSQGVPLIKEYDAELLYFADVCAGPGGFSEYVLWRRKWHAKGFGMTLKGPNDFKLEDFYSASSELFEPYYGEGGIDGDGDITRSENITAFQNFVLDNTDHKGVHFLMADGGFSVEGQENLQEILSKQLMLCQFLTALSIVRTGGHFVCKTFDLFTPFSVGLVYLLYCCFERICIFKPVTSRPANSERYVVCKGLKSGIEDVRDYLFTVNIRLNQLRNSDVDVNLIVPLNVIKDNQDFYNYIVQSNENHCKVQIKALAKIRAFVQDTTLVEPRQAEIRKECLQLWGIPDQARVTPSSSDPKSKFFELIQGTDIDTFSYKPTPLNSSTLEKIRQVLDYRCMVSGSEQKFLLGLGKSQIYTWGGRQSDRWTKLDLKTELPRDTLLSVEIVHELKGEGKAQRKISAIHILDVLVLNGNDVRTQHFNQRIRLAEKFVKAVSKPSRPDMNPIRVKEVYRLEEMDKIFVRLEMKVIKSSGGMPRLSYTGRDDRHFVPTGLYIVRTMNDPWTMAYSKNFKKKFFFNKMTNVATYNLLPEAIAPFHVCHYSRLFWEWGEGVKVHDSQKRQDPEKLSKETVLSFIQAHYP